One genomic region from Xenopus laevis strain J_2021 chromosome 2L, Xenopus_laevis_v10.1, whole genome shotgun sequence encodes:
- the LOC108707611 gene encoding hydroperoxide isomerase ALOXE3 translates to MKDCSFYFSAICGMVGVNFLGLLDCTESWKDLNDIKKVFFFERTENSDLASQLWMEDTFFGYQFLNGLNPVMIKKCLRIPDNFPVDDVTVSMTLGPSTNLQTELQNGNIYLADYKILEGIPSNVINGEPQYLAAPMCLLWKSPQDKIVPIAIQLNQTPGEENPIFLPNDPEWDWHLAKIWVCNSECHVHQIVVHFLSTHLFAEVFNIATNRQLPMGHPIYKLLLPHLRFTLEINTLARANLIGPGGHFDQFIVTGKGGVPLVIAKAMKILTYSSLCLPDNIESRGVESLPNYFYRDDGMKIWQAIESFVSNIVHYYYPSDESVYKDPELQAWVAEIYKEGFLSIQSSGIPSSFATRAELIKYLTMVIFTCSAQHAAVNSGQFDFFSWMPNGPASMRKPPPTRKGTTTYQSILETLPTINSTALAASVVRLLSTEPLDRRPLGTYPDEHFTEEMPRKFIKEFQEKLVEISKDIKERNLRTFE, encoded by the exons ATGAAAGACTGCAGTTTTTACTTTTCTGCCATTTGTGG aATGGTTGGGGTGAATTTCCTTGGGCTCTTGGACTGCACAGAATCTTGGAAAGACCTAAATGATATCAAGAAAGTCTTTTTCTTTGAAAGAACAGAAAATTCAG ATTTGGCATCTCAACTGTGGATGGAGGACACATTCTTTGGTTACCAGTTTTTAAATGGATTAAACCCCGTCATGATCAAGAAATGTCTCAGAATTCCTGATAATTTTCctgttgatgatgtcactgtgtCTATGACCCTAGGGCCATCAACCAATCTCCAGACAGAACTGCAG AATGGAAACATCTACCTGGCAGATTACAAGATCCTTGAGGGAATCCCTTCAAATGTTATTAATGGAGAACCCCAATATCTTGCTGCCCCAATGTGTCTGCTCTGGAAATCCCCTCAGGATAAAATTGTCCCTATAGCAATTCAG CTAAATCAAACTCCAGGGGAGGAGAACCCAATATTTCTGCCCAATGACCCAGAGTGGGACTGGCATTTGGCCAAGATCTGGGTGTGCAACTCTGAATGTCATGTTCATCAGATTGTAGTACATTTTCTCTCCACTCATCTTTTCGCTGAGGTCTTCAACATCGCAACCAACCGGCAACTCCCAATGGGTCACCCCATCTACAAG CTCCTTCTCCCACATCTTCGTTTCACATTGGAGATCAATACACTCGCCAGGGCCAACCTAATTGGTCCAGGAGGTCACTTTGATCAG TTTATTGTGACTGGAAAAGGGGGAGTCCCACTGGTCATTGCAAAAGCCATGAAGATCTTGACCTACAGTTCCCTCTGCCTCCCTGATAATATAGAAAGCCGAGGAGTGGAATCCCTTCCCAATTACTTCTACCGAGATGATGGGATGAAGATTTGGCAGGCAATAGAGAG CTTTGTGTCTAACATTGTCCATTACTATTACCCAAGTGATGAATCTGTCTATAAGGACCCAGAACTTCAGGCTTGGGTGGCAGAGATATATAAGGAAGGGTTCCTCTCTATCCAATCCTCAG GAATCCCATCATCCTTTGCAACCCGGGCTGAACTCATCAAATACCTGACCATGGTGATTTTCACATGTTCTGCTCAGCATGCGGCTGTCAATAGTGGCCAG TTTGATTTCTTCTCTTGGATGCCCAATGGTCCAGCCTCCATGAGGAAACCTCCCCCTACCAGAAAGGGAACCACCACCTACCAGAGTATCCTGGAGACTTTACCAACTATTAACTCAACTGCCTTAGCTGCATCTGTTGTGCGTTTGCTCAGCACAGAACCACTTGACCGA AGACCATTGGGAACGTACCCAGATGAGCACTTTACTGAAGAAATGCCAAGGAAGTTCATCAAGGAATTCCAGGAAAAACTGGTGGAGATTTCCAAGGATATCAAGGAAAGGAACCTGCGCACTTTTGAATGA